Proteins from a single region of Pseudomonas fulva:
- a CDS encoding ABC transporter ATP-binding protein: MTVLHARDISLGYAQRSVLEGFQLELRAGELVSILGPSGVGKSSLLRVLAGLQAAQQGRVELFGEQLNGPHPRVAVAFQDPSLLPWLSLEQNVGFGLDFARQPSRTAAQRQALIDQAIAAVDLAHARERYPSELSGGMAQRTALARCLAREPHVLLLDEPFGALDEVTRADMQQLLLNLIRERQTAAVLITHDIDEALLLSDRILLLGGTPAHTLDQWHVDLPQPRAELVDELGALRVDILKTLRRASRNNGPSIEPLEPCHVPGRSHSYTS; this comes from the coding sequence ATGACCGTCCTGCATGCGCGTGACATCAGTTTGGGCTACGCCCAACGCAGCGTGCTGGAAGGCTTCCAGCTGGAGCTGCGTGCCGGCGAGCTGGTCAGCATTCTCGGCCCCAGCGGGGTGGGTAAGTCCAGCCTGCTGCGCGTGCTGGCCGGCTTGCAGGCGGCGCAGCAGGGCAGGGTGGAGCTATTTGGCGAGCAACTGAACGGGCCGCACCCACGGGTGGCGGTGGCTTTTCAGGATCCGTCGCTGCTGCCCTGGTTGAGCCTGGAGCAGAACGTCGGCTTCGGCCTGGACTTCGCCCGTCAGCCGAGTCGCACGGCGGCGCAGCGTCAGGCGCTGATCGACCAGGCGATTGCCGCCGTGGATCTTGCCCACGCCCGCGAGCGCTACCCCAGCGAGCTTTCCGGCGGCATGGCCCAGCGTACCGCGCTGGCCCGCTGTCTGGCCCGCGAACCGCACGTACTGCTGCTCGACGAACCCTTCGGCGCGCTGGACGAGGTGACCCGCGCCGACATGCAGCAACTGCTGCTGAACCTGATCCGCGAGCGACAGACCGCCGCCGTGCTGATCACCCATGACATCGATGAAGCGTTGCTGCTGTCCGACCGTATCCTGCTACTGGGTGGCACCCCGGCGCACACGCTCGACCAGTGGCACGTCGACCTGCCGCAGCCGCGTGCCGAACTGGTCGACGAGCTGGGCGCCCTGCGCGTCGATATCCTCAAAACCCTACGGCGGGCGAGCCGCAACAACGGACCTTCAATCGAACCGCTGGAGCCTTGCCATGTGCCTGGACGATCCCACTCATACACGTCGTGA
- a CDS encoding acyl-CoA dehydrogenase family protein codes for MLDHSLRQWLDAQADALDLGLLDGETLLGQLAATDVLRHGVAPELGGAGGDVIDAVEAIAQVASHSLTAAFVFWGQRAFIEYLLQSDNAGLRERLLGDLLSGRKAGATGLSNAMKFLSGIEQLGVVAQAQGDGWRLDGQLPWVTNLRKSGFSVAAAIDLPGAQPFVAALPDDLPGLVRSDDLHLLGLQSSNTAAIRIDGAALGREWLIAADARSYLPRVRPAFLGLQCGLAIGLARRALAEAKARLGDGRSVLEGDWQALEAELKGLERALRDGLKHGQFAAGPVPLFKIRIGLAQVAAEAVQLELQASGGKAYLQAYGSGFARRLRESAFVPVVTPSLVQLRSELRKHGELAA; via the coding sequence ATGCTCGATCACTCGTTGCGCCAATGGCTGGATGCTCAGGCCGATGCACTCGACCTTGGCCTGCTCGACGGCGAAACCCTGCTCGGCCAACTGGCCGCCACCGATGTGTTGCGCCACGGCGTTGCGCCCGAGCTGGGCGGCGCGGGTGGGGACGTGATCGATGCTGTCGAAGCCATCGCCCAGGTCGCCAGCCATTCACTGACCGCCGCGTTCGTCTTCTGGGGCCAGCGCGCCTTTATCGAGTACCTGCTGCAGAGCGACAACGCCGGTCTGCGCGAACGCCTGCTGGGTGATCTGCTCAGCGGGCGCAAGGCGGGCGCCACCGGCCTGTCCAACGCCATGAAATTTCTTTCCGGTATCGAGCAACTGGGCGTGGTGGCCCAGGCGCAGGGCGATGGCTGGCGACTGGACGGCCAATTGCCGTGGGTCACCAACCTGCGCAAGAGCGGCTTCAGTGTGGCCGCCGCCATCGACCTGCCGGGCGCGCAGCCCTTCGTGGCGGCGCTGCCGGATGACTTGCCGGGGCTGGTGCGCAGTGACGACCTGCACTTGCTGGGCCTGCAGTCGAGCAACACTGCCGCGATTCGTATCGACGGCGCAGCACTCGGCCGAGAGTGGTTGATCGCCGCCGATGCGCGCAGTTACCTGCCGCGCGTGCGGCCAGCCTTCCTTGGCTTGCAGTGTGGCCTGGCGATTGGCCTGGCGCGGCGCGCCCTGGCGGAAGCCAAGGCGCGGCTGGGCGACGGTCGCTCGGTGCTGGAAGGCGACTGGCAGGCGCTCGAAGCTGAGCTCAAGGGGCTCGAGCGCGCGCTGCGCGATGGGTTGAAACACGGCCAGTTCGCCGCCGGCCCGGTGCCGCTGTTCAAGATTCGTATCGGCCTGGCCCAGGTGGCGGCCGAGGCGGTACAGCTGGAGTTGCAGGCCAGCGGCGGCAAGGCCTACCTGCAAGCTTACGGCAGCGGTTTTGCCCGGCGCCTGCGCGAGTCTGCCTTCGTGCCCGTGGTTACGCCGAGCCTGGTGCAACTGCGTAGCGAGCTGCGCAAGCACGGTGAGTTGGCCGCATGA
- a CDS encoding carboxymuconolactone decarboxylase family protein, with the protein MARITLQTLESAPQDARPFLQSALNNSGFIPNLLAVLANAPAALETYVTVSALNGKASLGLAEREVIQLIAATTHGCSFCVAGHTAVAQNKAKLPAEVIEALRGRGELPNARYEALAAFTRAVIATRGNVSDVEYQAFKDAGFEEGQALEVILGVSLATLCNFANSFAHTPLNPELARYRWEQAEV; encoded by the coding sequence ATGGCTCGCATCACCCTACAGACTCTTGAATCGGCCCCGCAAGACGCCCGTCCTTTCCTGCAGAGCGCCCTGAACAACTCGGGTTTCATCCCCAATCTGCTGGCTGTTCTGGCCAATGCGCCGGCTGCCCTGGAAACCTACGTCACCGTCTCTGCACTCAACGGCAAAGCCAGCCTCGGCCTGGCCGAGCGCGAGGTGATCCAGCTGATCGCCGCCACCACCCATGGCTGCAGCTTCTGTGTGGCTGGCCATACGGCGGTGGCGCAGAACAAGGCCAAGTTGCCGGCCGAGGTGATCGAAGCGCTGCGCGGCCGCGGCGAGTTGCCCAATGCCCGTTACGAGGCCCTGGCCGCCTTCACCCGCGCGGTGATCGCCACCCGTGGCAACGTCAGCGACGTCGAGTACCAGGCGTTCAAGGATGCCGGTTTCGAAGAGGGCCAGGCGCTGGAGGTGATCCTTGGCGTGAGCCTGGCAACCCTGTGCAACTTCGCCAACAGCTTTGCCCATACGCCGCTCAACCCTGAGCTCGCGCGCTATCGCTGGGAACAGGCCGAGGTCTGA
- a CDS encoding AraC family transcriptional regulator, translating to MNSSTAPFEWLLASLELDASLFHVGRYCGSWQASTHGLARASFHLLVQGECWLHLDDEPAPVALQTGDAVFLLRDLAYRLANSESPYEAQCNPRVAMQPLDNSAQDGVSLVCGFFHFRPGLSSLILESLPPVLVLRAGDPTLGAARTLFELILAECARPEGPSDALLERLSHLLFLYVLRGQGQAEQLGGLLGLARHPQFVTLIEQLIAHPEHSWPMADMASYTGLSRSAFCKRFQELSGASPGQTLVSLRVRQASRLLKQGISVADAAEAVGYQSVAAFTRAFSKITGILPGAFRRQFSGGTAP from the coding sequence ATGAATTCTTCCACTGCCCCTTTTGAATGGTTATTAGCCAGCCTGGAACTGGACGCCAGCCTGTTCCATGTTGGCCGTTACTGTGGCAGTTGGCAGGCCAGTACCCACGGCCTGGCACGCGCCAGCTTTCACCTGCTGGTACAGGGCGAATGCTGGCTGCACCTGGACGACGAGCCGGCGCCGGTCGCCCTGCAGACCGGCGATGCGGTATTTCTGCTGCGCGACTTGGCCTACCGCCTGGCCAATAGCGAGTCGCCGTACGAGGCGCAGTGCAACCCGAGGGTTGCCATGCAGCCGCTCGACAACAGCGCCCAAGACGGGGTCAGCCTGGTGTGCGGCTTCTTCCACTTCCGCCCGGGGCTCAGCAGCCTGATCCTGGAGTCGCTCCCGCCGGTGCTGGTGCTACGAGCCGGCGATCCGACTCTCGGAGCGGCACGCACGCTGTTCGAGCTGATCCTTGCGGAGTGCGCGCGGCCGGAAGGCCCATCGGATGCGTTGCTCGAACGCCTCAGCCATCTGTTGTTTCTCTACGTGCTGCGCGGGCAAGGCCAGGCCGAGCAACTGGGCGGCCTGCTCGGCCTGGCGCGCCATCCGCAGTTCGTCACGCTGATCGAGCAGCTCATTGCCCACCCTGAGCACAGCTGGCCCATGGCAGACATGGCGAGCTACACCGGTTTGTCGCGCTCGGCGTTCTGCAAGCGTTTCCAGGAGCTGTCAGGTGCCTCGCCCGGCCAGACGCTGGTCAGCTTGCGGGTTCGCCAGGCTTCCCGCCTGCTCAAGCAGGGTATCTCGGTGGCCGATGCAGCCGAGGCCGTGGGCTATCAATCGGTAGCCGCCTTTACCCGGGCTTTCAGCAAAATCACCGGCATCCTGCCGGGAGCCTTTCGCCGGCAGTTCAGCGGCGGCACAGCGCCTTAG
- a CDS encoding MetQ/NlpA family ABC transporter substrate-binding protein, which yields MKKTLLLAALASVLASQAFAAEKLTVAATPVPHAEILELIKPKLAEQGVDLEIKVFTDYVQPNLQVEQKQLDANYFQTKPYLDSFNESRGTHLVIVKGVHVEPFGGYSRKYKSLEELPDGATIAIPNEASNSGRALQLLQHAGLLTLKDPANIQATPKDLASNPHNFTFKQLEAAMLPRVLDQVDLALINTNYALEAKLNPNKDALVLENKDSPYVNYLVARPDNKDSDAIKKLADALTSPDVKAFIEKKYSGAVVPAF from the coding sequence ATGAAAAAAACGCTTCTGTTGGCTGCATTGGCCTCCGTTCTGGCTAGCCAGGCTTTCGCCGCCGAAAAACTCACCGTGGCGGCCACGCCGGTTCCCCACGCCGAAATCCTCGAGCTGATCAAGCCGAAACTGGCGGAGCAGGGCGTCGACCTCGAGATCAAGGTGTTCACCGACTACGTGCAGCCCAACCTGCAGGTCGAGCAGAAGCAACTCGATGCCAACTACTTCCAGACCAAGCCCTACCTGGACAGCTTCAACGAAAGCCGCGGCACCCACCTGGTGATCGTCAAGGGCGTGCACGTCGAACCCTTCGGCGGCTACTCGCGCAAGTACAAGAGCCTCGAGGAGCTGCCGGACGGCGCCACCATCGCCATCCCCAACGAAGCCAGCAACAGCGGCCGTGCCTTGCAGCTGCTGCAACACGCCGGCCTGCTGACCCTCAAGGACCCGGCCAACATCCAGGCCACGCCGAAGGACCTGGCCAGCAACCCGCACAACTTCACGTTCAAGCAGCTCGAAGCGGCCATGCTGCCGCGCGTGCTGGATCAGGTCGACCTGGCACTGATCAACACCAACTACGCGCTGGAAGCCAAGCTCAACCCGAACAAGGACGCACTGGTGCTGGAGAACAAGGATTCGCCGTACGTGAACTACCTGGTAGCCCGCCCGGACAACAAGGACAGCGATGCCATCAAGAAGCTCGCCGACGCCCTGACCAGCCCGGACGTGAAGGCCTTTATCGAGAAGAAATACTCGGGCGCCGTGGTGCCTGCGTTCTAA
- a CDS encoding D-cysteine desulfhydrase: MISEALSRFERLELVPHATPLQHLLRLSHHMGREIYVKRDDLTLFALGGNKARKLEYLGSDALAQQADTLITAGAIQSNHVRQTAALAAKLGLACVALLENPIDTQEQNYLHNGNRLLLDLFGTRVEHVDNLEEPDLLLMAKADRLRATGKSPYVIPIGGSNALGTLGYVKAGLEFAEQVAAKGLDSGTLVLASGSGATHAGLALALAHVLPEWRVLGVTVSRPADLQRPKVQGLVQRTAELLGVNVPQALAIELWDEYFGPRYGEPNTGTLDAIRLLASSQGLLLDPVYTGKAFAGLLDGIHKGAFEEGKPIVFLHTGGAPALFAYQSLTL; this comes from the coding sequence ATGATCAGCGAAGCCCTGAGCCGTTTCGAGCGCCTGGAACTGGTTCCCCATGCCACCCCGCTGCAACACCTGCTGCGCCTGTCGCACCATATGGGGCGCGAAATCTACGTCAAACGCGATGACCTGACCTTGTTCGCCCTCGGCGGCAACAAGGCACGCAAGCTGGAATACCTGGGTTCCGACGCACTGGCTCAGCAGGCCGATACGCTGATTACCGCCGGAGCCATCCAGTCCAATCACGTGCGCCAGACCGCCGCGCTGGCCGCCAAGCTGGGCCTGGCCTGCGTCGCCCTGCTGGAGAACCCCATCGACACCCAGGAGCAGAACTACCTGCACAACGGCAATCGCCTGCTGCTGGATCTGTTCGGCACGCGCGTGGAGCATGTCGACAACCTCGAAGAGCCGGATTTGCTGCTGATGGCCAAGGCCGACCGCCTGCGCGCCACCGGCAAGAGTCCCTACGTGATCCCGATCGGCGGCTCCAACGCCCTCGGCACCCTGGGCTACGTTAAGGCGGGCCTGGAGTTCGCCGAACAGGTCGCCGCCAAGGGCCTCGACAGCGGCACCCTGGTGCTGGCCTCGGGGAGCGGTGCGACCCATGCCGGCCTGGCCCTGGCCCTGGCCCATGTGCTGCCCGAATGGCGGGTACTCGGCGTTACCGTATCGCGCCCCGCCGACCTGCAGCGCCCCAAGGTACAGGGCCTGGTACAGCGCACCGCGGAACTCTTGGGCGTCAACGTACCGCAAGCGCTGGCCATCGAACTGTGGGACGAGTACTTCGGCCCGCGCTACGGCGAGCCGAACACCGGCACGCTGGACGCCATTCGCCTGCTGGCGAGCAGCCAGGGCCTGCTGCTCGATCCGGTATACACCGGCAAGGCCTTCGCGGGGCTGCTCGACGGCATCCACAAGGGCGCGTTCGAAGAAGGCAAGCCGATCGTCTTCCTGCACACCGGCGGCGCGCCTGCGCTATTTGCATACCAGTCCTTGACTCTCTGA
- the tcyJ gene encoding cystine ABC transporter substrate-binding protein translates to MIIATLRRHILIGSLGLALFAGAGSQVYAADDLQKIKDTGSIKVGLEGTYPPFNFQDESGKLAGFEVDLANALAKELGVTASFQPTKWDGILASLESGRIDVVINQVTISEERKKKYDFSTPYTVSGIQALTRKREADSVKSAADLAGKKVGVGLGTNYEQWLKENVPQADIRTYDDDPTKFQDLNVGRIDVVLVDRLAAFEMVAKTGERMAVAGDAFSRQESGIALRKGNPELLAALNKALDKLRSDGTLKQLSEKWFKADVTQ, encoded by the coding sequence ATGATAATTGCCACACTGCGTCGACATATCCTTATTGGCAGCCTCGGCTTGGCGCTGTTCGCCGGCGCCGGCAGCCAGGTTTACGCGGCCGATGACCTGCAGAAGATCAAGGACACCGGCAGCATCAAGGTAGGCCTGGAAGGCACCTACCCACCGTTCAACTTCCAGGACGAAAGCGGCAAGCTCGCCGGCTTCGAAGTGGACCTGGCAAACGCCCTGGCCAAGGAACTGGGCGTGACCGCCAGCTTCCAGCCAACCAAGTGGGACGGCATTCTCGCCTCCCTCGAATCGGGCCGTATCGACGTGGTGATCAACCAGGTCACCATCTCCGAGGAGCGCAAGAAGAAATACGACTTCTCCACGCCCTACACCGTTTCCGGCATCCAGGCCCTGACCCGCAAGCGCGAAGCGGACAGTGTGAAGAGCGCCGCGGATCTGGCCGGCAAGAAGGTCGGCGTGGGCCTGGGCACCAACTATGAGCAGTGGCTGAAGGAAAACGTGCCGCAGGCCGACATCCGTACCTACGACGATGATCCGACCAAGTTCCAGGACCTCAACGTCGGCCGTATCGACGTGGTGCTGGTCGACCGCCTGGCCGCGTTCGAGATGGTCGCCAAGACCGGTGAGCGCATGGCCGTTGCCGGCGACGCCTTCTCCCGCCAGGAGTCGGGGATCGCCCTGCGCAAAGGCAACCCGGAGCTGCTCGCGGCGCTCAACAAGGCCCTCGACAAACTGCGCAGCGACGGCACCCTGAAACAGCTCTCCGAGAAATGGTTCAAGGCTGACGTCACGCAATGA
- the tcyL gene encoding cystine ABC transporter permease: MMPDTFQLVLDSLPFLLKGAIWTIVLSLGGMFFGMLLGFGLALVRLYAIAPLGWLARVYISFFRGTPLLVQLFVIYFGLPELGLQLEPLTAALIGFSLNMAAYVAEIMRAAIASIDRGQWEAAASIGMSKSQTMLRAILPQAMRTALPPLGNSFISLVKDTALAATIQVPELFRQAQLITARTYEVFAMYLAATVIYWILSSLLAHLQNRLEARVNRHEADN; encoded by the coding sequence ATGATGCCGGACACCTTCCAGCTGGTGCTGGACTCCCTGCCCTTCCTCCTCAAGGGGGCAATCTGGACCATCGTTCTGAGCCTCGGCGGCATGTTCTTCGGCATGCTGCTGGGCTTCGGCCTTGCCCTGGTCAGGCTCTATGCCATCGCCCCGCTGGGCTGGTTGGCCAGGGTCTACATCTCGTTCTTCCGCGGCACGCCGCTGCTGGTGCAGCTTTTCGTCATCTACTTCGGCCTGCCTGAACTGGGGCTGCAACTGGAGCCACTGACCGCGGCGCTTATCGGCTTTTCCCTGAACATGGCGGCCTACGTCGCCGAGATCATGCGCGCGGCCATCGCCTCCATCGACCGTGGTCAATGGGAAGCCGCCGCCAGCATCGGCATGAGCAAGAGCCAGACGATGCTGCGTGCCATTCTCCCGCAGGCGATGCGCACGGCATTACCACCGCTGGGCAACAGCTTCATCTCGCTGGTCAAGGACACCGCCCTGGCGGCTACCATTCAGGTGCCGGAGCTGTTCCGCCAGGCCCAGCTGATCACCGCCCGCACCTACGAGGTGTTCGCCATGTACCTGGCGGCCACGGTGATCTACTGGATTCTCTCCAGCCTGCTGGCCCACCTGCAGAACCGCCTGGAAGCACGCGTCAACCGCCACGAGGCGGACAACTGA
- the tcyN gene encoding L-cystine ABC transporter ATP-binding protein TcyN translates to MITVRNLSKSFKGQAVLAGIDLDIAPGEVVAIIGPSGSGKTTLLRCLNLLETPDGGSIRVGDIEIDAGKPIGQQQGLIRKLRQHVGFVFQNFNLFPHRSALENVIEGPLVVRKQPRDKAVELGRQLLAKVGLAGKEDAYPKRLSGGQQQRVAIARALAMEPDVILFDEPTSALDPELVGEVLATIRALAEEKRTLVIVTHEMSFARDVANRAIFIDGGVIVEQGDARELFSAPKQARTQQFLSKFLGSEPARP, encoded by the coding sequence ATGATCACCGTTCGCAACCTGAGCAAATCCTTCAAGGGCCAGGCCGTACTCGCGGGTATCGACCTGGATATCGCCCCCGGCGAGGTCGTCGCCATCATCGGCCCCAGCGGCTCGGGCAAGACCACCCTGCTGCGCTGCCTCAACCTTCTGGAAACCCCGGACGGCGGTAGCATCCGCGTCGGCGACATCGAGATCGACGCCGGCAAACCGATCGGCCAGCAACAGGGGCTGATCCGCAAGCTGCGCCAACACGTGGGCTTCGTGTTCCAGAACTTCAACCTGTTTCCCCATCGCAGTGCCCTGGAAAACGTCATCGAAGGCCCGCTGGTGGTCAGGAAACAACCCCGTGACAAGGCCGTCGAACTGGGCCGGCAGTTACTGGCCAAGGTCGGCCTGGCCGGCAAGGAAGACGCCTACCCGAAGCGCCTTTCCGGCGGCCAGCAGCAGCGCGTCGCCATCGCCCGGGCACTGGCCATGGAACCGGACGTGATCCTGTTCGACGAGCCGACCTCGGCCCTCGACCCGGAACTGGTGGGTGAAGTGCTGGCGACCATCCGCGCCCTGGCCGAGGAAAAGCGCACCCTGGTGATCGTCACCCACGAGATGAGTTTCGCCCGTGACGTGGCCAACCGGGCGATATTCATCGACGGCGGCGTCATCGTCGAACAGGGCGACGCCCGCGAGCTGTTCAGTGCGCCCAAACAGGCACGCACCCAGCAGTTTCTCAGCAAATTCCTCGGCAGCGAGCCCGCACGCCCCTAG
- a CDS encoding trimeric intracellular cation channel family protein, translated as MNQLFYLADLFGVAVFAITGALMAGRKSMDLFGVLVIAIITALGGGTLRDVILDNHPVSWIRNDTYILVATLSALGTVIWVRMTRPIHEKGLLIADAFGLSVFTVIGTEVALQYAMPSSTAVIMGIMTGVAGGVMRDVICNEIPLIFKKEIYATACLAGAVTFVLLRMLATPHWLDTGVAMLVVLGIRLAAIRWRVSLPRFHLLDRE; from the coding sequence ATGAACCAGCTGTTCTACCTGGCGGACCTGTTCGGCGTGGCGGTATTCGCCATTACCGGCGCGCTGATGGCCGGACGCAAGTCCATGGACCTGTTCGGGGTGCTGGTGATCGCGATCATCACCGCCCTGGGTGGCGGCACCCTGCGTGACGTGATTCTGGACAACCACCCGGTCAGCTGGATCCGCAACGACACCTATATCCTGGTGGCCACCCTGTCGGCGCTGGGTACGGTGATCTGGGTGCGCATGACCCGGCCGATCCACGAAAAGGGCCTGCTGATCGCCGACGCCTTCGGGCTGTCGGTGTTCACCGTGATCGGCACCGAGGTCGCCCTGCAGTACGCCATGCCCTCCAGCACGGCGGTGATCATGGGCATCATGACCGGCGTTGCCGGTGGCGTGATGCGCGACGTGATCTGCAACGAGATCCCGTTGATCTTCAAGAAGGAGATCTACGCTACCGCCTGCCTGGCCGGCGCGGTGACCTTCGTGCTGCTGCGCATGCTGGCAACCCCGCACTGGCTGGATACCGGGGTGGCCATGCTGGTGGTGCTGGGCATCCGCCTGGCCGCCATTCGCTGGCGTGTTTCGCTGCCCCGGTTCCACTTGCTGGACCGCGAATAG
- the gorA gene encoding glutathione-disulfide reductase, whose protein sequence is MTYDFDLFVIGAGSGGVRAARFAAGYGARVAVAESRYLGGTCVNVGCVPKKLLVYGAQFADEFEHAEGFGWTPGQASFSWPTLIANKNREIERLNGIYRKLLVGSGVTLVEGHARLLDEHRVEVDGKTYSAERILIATGGWPHIPEIPGHEHAINSNQAFFLEELPRRVLVVGGGYIAVEFASIFNGLGAQTSLLYRGDLFLRGFDNSLRTHLHEELGKRGLDVQFNTDIARIDKQADGSLKATLKDGRTLEADCIFYATGRRPMLDNLGLENTSVSLDDKGYIEVDDEYQTNAPSILAIGDVIGRVQLTPVALAEGMAVARRLFKPDEYRKVDYRMIPTAVFSLPNIGTVGLSEEQARDAGHEVKIFESRFRPMKLTLTESEERTLMKLVVDARTDRVLGCHMVGPDAGEIVQGLAIALKAGATKQVFDETIGVHPSAAEEFVTLRTPVN, encoded by the coding sequence ATGACCTACGATTTCGATCTGTTTGTAATCGGTGCCGGCTCCGGCGGCGTGCGCGCGGCGCGCTTCGCGGCGGGCTATGGTGCCCGGGTGGCCGTGGCGGAAAGCCGCTATCTGGGTGGCACCTGCGTCAACGTCGGCTGCGTGCCGAAAAAGCTGCTGGTCTACGGCGCCCAGTTCGCCGACGAGTTCGAGCATGCCGAAGGGTTCGGCTGGACGCCCGGCCAGGCCAGTTTCAGCTGGCCGACGCTGATCGCCAACAAGAACCGCGAGATCGAGCGCCTCAACGGCATCTACCGCAAGCTGCTGGTGGGCAGTGGCGTCACCCTGGTCGAGGGCCATGCGCGCCTGCTCGACGAGCACCGGGTGGAGGTCGACGGCAAGACCTACAGCGCCGAGCGCATTCTGATCGCCACCGGCGGCTGGCCCCACATTCCCGAGATTCCGGGCCATGAGCACGCGATCAACTCCAACCAGGCGTTCTTCCTGGAAGAACTGCCCAGGCGCGTGCTGGTGGTGGGCGGTGGTTATATCGCCGTGGAGTTCGCCTCGATCTTCAACGGCCTGGGCGCGCAGACCTCGCTGCTGTACCGCGGCGATCTGTTCCTGCGTGGTTTCGACAATTCCCTGCGCACCCACCTGCATGAGGAGCTCGGCAAGCGCGGCCTGGACGTACAGTTCAACACCGACATCGCGCGCATCGACAAACAGGCCGACGGCAGCCTCAAGGCCACGCTCAAGGATGGCCGTACGCTGGAAGCCGATTGCATCTTCTACGCCACCGGTCGCCGCCCGATGCTCGACAACCTGGGCCTGGAAAACACCTCGGTCAGCCTGGACGACAAGGGCTACATCGAGGTCGACGACGAGTACCAGACCAACGCACCCTCGATCCTGGCCATCGGTGACGTGATCGGTCGCGTGCAGCTGACCCCCGTGGCACTGGCCGAAGGCATGGCGGTGGCACGCCGCCTGTTCAAGCCGGACGAGTACCGCAAGGTCGATTACCGGATGATCCCCACGGCGGTGTTCAGCCTGCCGAACATCGGCACCGTGGGGCTCAGCGAAGAGCAGGCCCGCGACGCCGGGCATGAGGTGAAGATCTTCGAGAGCCGATTCCGGCCGATGAAACTGACCCTGACCGAGAGCGAAGAGCGCACGCTGATGAAGCTGGTGGTCGATGCCAGGACCGACCGGGTGCTGGGCTGTCACATGGTCGGCCCCGATGCCGGCGAAATCGTCCAGGGGCTGGCGATCGCGCTCAAGGCCGGGGCGACCAAGCAGGTGTTCGACGAGACCATCGGCGTTCACCCAAGCGCCGCCGAGGAGTTCGTGACCCTGCGTACGCCGGTGAACTGA
- a CDS encoding VOC family protein, with translation MRPILTHLALHVPDLQACIDFYADFCGMRVIHRRPGKGSQIVWMAEPGRESDFIFVVMPGGEPRQLAANDYSHFGFALQSRAEVDAVAAKAEAAGCLLWAQRDEPYPVGYYCGVRDPAGHQIEFSYGQPLGPGATPINAS, from the coding sequence ATGCGCCCGATTCTCACCCATCTCGCCCTGCACGTACCGGACCTGCAGGCCTGTATCGACTTCTACGCAGACTTCTGCGGCATGCGGGTCATCCACCGTCGCCCTGGCAAGGGTTCGCAGATCGTGTGGATGGCCGAGCCGGGGCGGGAGAGCGACTTCATCTTCGTGGTCATGCCCGGCGGTGAGCCGCGCCAGTTGGCGGCCAACGATTACAGCCACTTCGGTTTCGCCCTGCAGAGCCGCGCCGAGGTGGACGCGGTGGCCGCCAAGGCCGAGGCTGCCGGATGCCTGCTCTGGGCGCAGCGCGACGAGCCCTATCCGGTAGGCTATTACTGCGGCGTTCGCGACCCGGCCGGTCACCAGATCGAGTTCAGCTACGGCCAACCCCTCGGCCCCGGCGCGACGCCGATCAACGCCAGCTGA